In Streptomyces sp. HUAS ZL42, the DNA window TCCGCTACCTGGGCGGCCCCAACGCGCACCTGCTGCCGGTGCCGATGATGAACATCCTGAACGGCGGCTCGCACGCCGACTCCAACGTGGACATCCAGGAGTTCATGATCGCGCCGATCGGCGCGGAGTCCTTCTCCGAGGCCCTGCGCTGGGGCACCGAGGTCTACCACACCCTCAAGAAGGTGCTGAAGACCAAGGGCCTGTCCACCGGCCTCGGCGACGAGGGCGGCTTCGCCCCGAACCTGGACTCCAACCGTGCCGCCCTCGACCTCATCCTCGAGGCCATCAAGGAAGCCGGCTACGCCCCGGGCGAGCAGATCGCCCTCGCGCTCGACGTCGCCGCCTCCGAGTTCTACAAGGACGGCAAGTACCTCTTCGAGGGCAAGGAGCGCTCCGCCGCCGAGATGACGGAGTACTACGAGGAGCTCGTCGCGGCCTACCCGCTCGTCTCCATCGAGGACCCGCTGTTCGAGGACGACTGGGCCGGCTGGAAGGTCATCACCGACAAGCTCGGCGACAAGGTCCAGCTCGTCGGCGACGACCTGTTCGTCACCAACCCCGAGCGCCTGGCCCGCGGCATCGAGGACGGCGCCGCCAACGCGCTGCTGGTGAAGGTGAACCAGATCGGCTCGCTGACCGAGACCCTGGACGCCGTGGAGCTGGCCCAGCGCAACGGCTTCAAGTGCATGATGTCGCACCGCTCCGGCGAGACCGAGGACGTCACCATCGCCGACCTGGCCGTCGCCACCAACTGCGGCCAGATCAAGACCGGTGCCCCGGCTCGCTCCGAGCGCGTCGCGAAGTACAACCAGCTGCTGCGCATCGAGGAGATCCTGGACGACGCGGCGGTGTACGCGGGCCGCAGCGCGTTCCCGCGGTTCAAGGGATGACCTCCTGCGACCCGGGTAAGGCATAGCCAGTCGTACGTACGTCCCCGTACTCGGTCCCGTACCGTGTGCGGGGACGTACGCACGTATGAAGGGGAGGCGGGGACATGGCCGGGAAGGACCGGGACCGTTTCTCCACCGCTACCAGGATCCGGCTGCTCGGCGAGCAGACGGCGGCCCGTGTCTACCGGTCCCAGACCAAACGCCAGGCCCGCCGCTCCCGGCTGACGGGCCGGGCCGCGCTCCTCGCCCTCGTCCTGTGCTCGCTGATCGTCGCCCTCGCCTACCCGATAAGGCAGTACGTCTCCCAGCGGGCCGAGATCGCCGATCTGGAACGCCAGAAGCAGCAGGCCGAGGAGCGGGTCGAGCAGCTGCGCGACCTCAAGGCACGCTGGCAGGACGACGCCTACGCCGAGCAGCAGATCCGGCAGCGGCTGCACTACGTCATGCCCGGCGAGACCGGCTACGTCGTGATCGACCCGGACGCGGCCAAGCAGTCGCGCACCGACCTGGGAGCGGCCGACCGCCCCTGGTACTCCAACGTCTGGGACGGAGTCGACCGGTCCGACGCCTCCGACCAGTGAACCGATGAGAGAGACTGACCTACAGGCATGGAAACGCCCCCGCCGCCCACTGGGCGCACCGAGCCCACCGACGCCGACGTCGAGGCGTTCCAGCAGCAGCTCGGGCGGCCGCCGCGCGGGCTGCGCGCGATCGCACACCGGTGCCCGTGCGGGCAGCCGGACGTCGTCGAGACAGCCCCCCGGCTGCCCGACGGCACACCCTTCCCGACGCTGTACTACCTGACGTGCCCGCGCGCCTCGTCGGCGATCGGCACGCTGGAGGCGGAGGGCGTGATGAAGGAGATGACGGATCGGCTGCAGACCGACCCGGAGCTGGCGGCCGCGTACCGGGCTGCGCACGAGGACTACATCCGGCGGCGCGACGAGATCGAGGAGCTGACGGGCTTCCCGAGCGCGGGCGGCATGCCGGACCGGGTGAAGTGCCTGCATGTGCTGGTCGCGCATTCGCTGGCGGCGGGGCCCGGGGTGAACCCGCTCGGCGACGAGGCGATCGCGATGCTGCCGGAGTGGTGGCGCAAGGGGCCGTGCGTGGTGCAGGGGGTGGCCGAGTGACCCGCGTCGCCGCCATCGACTGCGGTACGAACTCGATCCGGCTCCTCGTCGCCGACTGCGACCCGGAGACCGGTGAACTCGTCGAGCTGGACCGGCGCATGACCATCGTGCGGCTCGGCCAGGGCGTCGACCGCACCGGCCGGCTCGCTCCCGAGGCACTGGAGCGGACCTTCGCCGCCTGCCGGGAGTACGCCGCGATCATCAAGGAGCACGGCGCGGAGCGGCTGCGCTTCGTGGCCACCTCGGCCTCCCGGGACGCGGAGAACCGGGACGAGTTCGTGCGCGGGGTGCTGGACATCCTGGGTGTGGAGCCCGAGGTCATCTCCGGGGACCAGGAGGCGGAGTTCTCCTTCACCGGGGCGACCAAGGAGCTGACCGGACGCGAAGACCTCACCAAGCCGTTCCTCGTCGTGGACATCGGCGGTGGGTCGACGGAGTTCGTGGTCGGCGAGGAGCATGTGCGGGCGGCGCGCTCCGTCGACGTCGGCTGTGTGCGGATGACCGAGCGGCATCTGGTGCACGACGGGGTCGTGAGCGACCCGCCCACCGAGGAGCAGATCGCCGCGATGCGGGCCGACATCGAGGCGGCCCTCGACCTCGCCGAGGAGACGGTGCCGCTGCGTGCGGCGCACACCCTGGTCGGCCTGGCCGGCTCGGTCACCACGGTGTCCGCGATCGCGCAGCACCTGCCCGAGTACGACTCCGCCGCCATCCACCACTCCCGCGTCTCCCACGACAAGGTCCGCGAGATCACCGAGTGGCTGCTGCACTCCACGCACGCCGAGCGGGCCGCCGTCGCGTCGATGCATCCGGGGCGGGTGGACGTGATCGCCGCCGGTGCGCTGGTGCTGCTCGCGATCATGGAGCGGATCGGGGCCGAGGAGGTCGTGGTGAGCGAGCACGACATCCTGGACGGCATCGCGTGGTCGGTGGCGTAGCTCTCCCTTATTACCGATCAGTAGCCTTCGACTGAGCAGGTCGGATAACGTATGAGCGCGCCGAGGGGCCCATGCGAACCCCCCGGCGACGCCCCGTCGAAAAAGTTCGTGAAGTTCTTCACAAGGAATTCGGTCCTGTCGGGGCGCGGAAGGTGCCCAGGTGGCCCTTCCGGTCCCCCATCAGGCGGTTGAACATGTTCAGAAGGGTGTAGGGAGGCGTCCCGGACCTCCCCACGGAGAGATCGTTTCAGGGCTCTCACAGGGGTGCCGGCGACCCAGAGAGGGCAGCTCACGCGGCATTGACAACGGCTCGCCCTACACCGTGGTTCCCTTTCGCCACCATGACGTGGATCACGTGGGTCGCGGAGGATAGCACACCCCCTGCAGGAGCTTGTGAAGGGGCGCACGAGCTACCCCCCTGGGGCGGGTGGATACTCGATGGCAT includes these proteins:
- the eno gene encoding phosphopyruvate hydratase — encoded protein: MLVPSIDVVVAREILDSRGNPTVEVEVGLDDGSTGRAAVPSGASTGAFEAIELRDGDPNRYQGKGVEKAVLAVIEQIGPELVGYDATEQRLIDQAMFDLDATDNKGSLGANAILGVSLAVAHAASEASDLPLFRYLGGPNAHLLPVPMMNILNGGSHADSNVDIQEFMIAPIGAESFSEALRWGTEVYHTLKKVLKTKGLSTGLGDEGGFAPNLDSNRAALDLILEAIKEAGYAPGEQIALALDVAASEFYKDGKYLFEGKERSAAEMTEYYEELVAAYPLVSIEDPLFEDDWAGWKVITDKLGDKVQLVGDDLFVTNPERLARGIEDGAANALLVKVNQIGSLTETLDAVELAQRNGFKCMMSHRSGETEDVTIADLAVATNCGQIKTGAPARSERVAKYNQLLRIEEILDDAAVYAGRSAFPRFKG
- a CDS encoding septum formation initiator family protein → MAGKDRDRFSTATRIRLLGEQTAARVYRSQTKRQARRSRLTGRAALLALVLCSLIVALAYPIRQYVSQRAEIADLERQKQQAEERVEQLRDLKARWQDDAYAEQQIRQRLHYVMPGETGYVVIDPDAAKQSRTDLGAADRPWYSNVWDGVDRSDASDQ
- a CDS encoding DUF501 domain-containing protein, translated to METPPPPTGRTEPTDADVEAFQQQLGRPPRGLRAIAHRCPCGQPDVVETAPRLPDGTPFPTLYYLTCPRASSAIGTLEAEGVMKEMTDRLQTDPELAAAYRAAHEDYIRRRDEIEELTGFPSAGGMPDRVKCLHVLVAHSLAAGPGVNPLGDEAIAMLPEWWRKGPCVVQGVAE
- a CDS encoding exopolyphosphatase — translated: MTRVAAIDCGTNSIRLLVADCDPETGELVELDRRMTIVRLGQGVDRTGRLAPEALERTFAACREYAAIIKEHGAERLRFVATSASRDAENRDEFVRGVLDILGVEPEVISGDQEAEFSFTGATKELTGREDLTKPFLVVDIGGGSTEFVVGEEHVRAARSVDVGCVRMTERHLVHDGVVSDPPTEEQIAAMRADIEAALDLAEETVPLRAAHTLVGLAGSVTTVSAIAQHLPEYDSAAIHHSRVSHDKVREITEWLLHSTHAERAAVASMHPGRVDVIAAGALVLLAIMERIGAEEVVVSEHDILDGIAWSVA